A window of the Haloquadratum walsbyi C23 genome harbors these coding sequences:
- a CDS encoding V-type ATP synthase subunit I produces MLRPEQMSRVSMTGSKQVLETVVETTHDLNLFHITDYDGSWDGFDPGRSTQGAETTADQLVTVRSLKNILDIDEEDAGPTRIVTEEALTDELESIRATVNQLDDRRQELTQELREIEDRIESVEPFIELGIDLDLLTGYDTLQVAIGRGDRQAIEQAIVDADSLTAYKIFPSSDILAIFARPADAASDTALTDALVGAEFVSVDLPSSIDDINGDANTASASENPAGFDDDEQLSPKEYKNTLDEKRQQLEAELENVEKELEAERDETAGFLLAAEEKLAIDAQKSEAPLSFATTKNAFIAEGWIPSSRYSELKQALTETVGDHVQIDEIERATFSASGDDHVREDVPAESGGDAGAPAPTAADGGDVDTDARADGGTAVVMDDDEPPTVQDNPGAVKPFEILVQAVNRPGYYEFDPTIILFLTFPAFFGFMIGDLGYGLIYTGIGYYLYTSFTDRPAFRSMGGITIAAGVFTIIFGILYGEIFGLHLIATYLWEGLVGLSHAPIEKGLSPAGIEWARGWLVVSVLVGVAHLNIAWIFGFFEDRNLHDLKHAFTENGSWLLMMNGFWIWVFSDALRPVAPAFIYTTFSAEGVLPLGFNGFPAMELFTLPGVGPITIPLAIFILGLVLLAVGEPVEAIEFLNVLVNVLSYTRLAAVLLAKAAMAFTVNLLFFGVYVTGGGNEAEWHFGLDKMPQVGEVYHGHEVTDIMFGGLIHGDAATILIGMIVLILGHVLVLALGVTSAGLQAVRLEYVEFFNKFFEGGGREYNPFGYERKFTTED; encoded by the coding sequence ATGCTCAGACCTGAGCAGATGAGTAGAGTCTCAATGACTGGCTCCAAGCAGGTACTGGAGACAGTCGTTGAAACGACACACGATCTTAATCTGTTTCATATCACTGATTACGACGGATCATGGGACGGATTTGATCCTGGTAGATCGACTCAAGGCGCAGAAACAACTGCGGACCAGCTTGTGACGGTTCGTTCATTAAAAAATATCCTCGACATTGATGAAGAGGATGCCGGACCAACTCGAATCGTTACTGAAGAGGCACTCACAGATGAACTCGAATCAATCCGAGCGACCGTCAATCAACTCGATGATCGACGACAGGAATTAACTCAGGAACTCCGAGAAATTGAAGATCGGATTGAATCTGTAGAGCCATTTATTGAACTTGGAATTGATCTAGACCTGCTTACAGGGTATGACACACTGCAGGTAGCTATCGGCCGTGGTGACCGACAAGCAATTGAACAAGCAATCGTTGATGCTGATTCACTCACTGCATATAAAATCTTTCCGAGTAGTGATATTTTGGCTATCTTTGCTCGCCCGGCAGATGCTGCAAGTGACACAGCACTTACTGATGCACTTGTGGGCGCTGAGTTTGTCTCAGTTGATCTACCATCGTCAATAGACGACATAAACGGGGACGCAAACACAGCATCAGCATCCGAGAATCCCGCTGGTTTTGATGATGATGAGCAGTTATCACCGAAGGAGTACAAAAATACCCTCGACGAAAAACGTCAGCAGTTGGAGGCAGAGCTTGAAAACGTCGAAAAAGAATTAGAAGCTGAGCGTGATGAAACTGCTGGATTCCTGCTTGCTGCAGAAGAAAAGTTGGCGATTGATGCTCAAAAGTCAGAGGCACCATTATCGTTTGCAACAACCAAGAATGCGTTTATTGCTGAGGGGTGGATACCTAGCTCACGTTATAGCGAACTGAAACAAGCGCTCACGGAGACTGTTGGGGATCATGTCCAAATTGATGAAATCGAGCGTGCAACGTTCTCTGCAAGCGGAGATGACCATGTACGCGAGGATGTTCCCGCAGAGAGTGGTGGCGACGCAGGCGCACCCGCACCAACAGCCGCGGATGGGGGAGATGTCGATACAGACGCTCGTGCTGACGGAGGGACGGCGGTTGTCATGGATGATGATGAGCCACCAACAGTACAGGATAATCCGGGCGCAGTCAAGCCATTCGAAATTCTCGTTCAAGCGGTCAATCGACCAGGTTATTATGAGTTTGACCCGACAATTATTCTCTTTTTGACATTCCCGGCATTCTTTGGATTCATGATCGGGGATCTTGGATATGGGTTAATTTACACCGGAATTGGGTACTATCTGTATACTAGCTTTACAGATCGTCCAGCGTTCCGCAGTATGGGTGGGATAACGATTGCCGCAGGTGTTTTTACGATCATATTTGGCATTCTATATGGAGAGATATTTGGACTACATCTGATTGCAACGTATCTCTGGGAAGGACTCGTTGGGCTCTCACATGCTCCAATCGAAAAGGGTCTCTCACCAGCTGGTATTGAGTGGGCTCGTGGATGGCTTGTTGTGAGCGTGCTCGTGGGAGTCGCTCATCTCAATATCGCATGGATCTTTGGGTTCTTTGAAGATCGTAATCTCCATGATCTCAAACATGCATTTACTGAGAATGGGTCATGGCTTTTGATGATGAACGGGTTCTGGATTTGGGTATTCAGTGATGCACTCCGTCCAGTCGCTCCAGCATTTATTTACACGACATTCTCGGCTGAAGGCGTGCTCCCGCTTGGATTCAATGGATTCCCTGCAATGGAGCTATTTACACTGCCAGGGGTGGGACCGATTACGATTCCGCTTGCGATATTTATTTTAGGACTTGTTCTTCTTGCGGTTGGTGAACCAGTTGAAGCCATTGAGTTTCTCAATGTGCTTGTAAATGTACTATCATACACGCGACTCGCTGCAGTGCTACTCGCAAAAGCGGCGATGGCATTTACAGTAAATCTTCTGTTCTTTGGTGTTTATGTCACCGGGGGCGGTAATGAAGCAGAGTGGCACTTCGGTCTCGATAAAATGCCACAGGTTGGAGAGGTCTATCATGGGCACGAAGTCACCGATATTATGTTTGGAGGACTTATTCATGGTGATGCTGCAACGATTCTGATTGGAATGATCGTTCTCATACTCGGTCATGTACTTGTTCTTGCGCTTGGCGTGACAAGTGCAGGACTACAGGCAGTTCGTCTTGAGTATGTGGAATTCTTCAATAAGTTCTTTGAGGGCGGAGGACGCGAGTATAATCCATTTGGATACGAACGAAAGTTCACGACTGAAGATTAG
- a CDS encoding helix-turn-helix transcriptional regulator, which translates to MRMSALLIVLLLAVATVAGAGASATPAALTQPAPTSASPLFLESASTFDPLSPTHAPASVPAPVPRTSLTTDASELSDVDAASSHAQIDTSNPTSQPESQTTITISIRADQSAFWRIETQYALTNPNETRAFKQMARQYERDNIDIGPQITLFKTLQTEATAATDRRMQIRNVSYHGSVEDNRGTLALSFRWSNFAQEGQNETLLIGDVFKIPTDEADVQRTWMSVVTANQQIVIRPPNRYTVSRTSIPVQQRESAVVLTQPSDFEGDSGLEIRYSPVEEDSFPTALVAGAVLGLLGIIGILYGSRRYRTDNGDPGGTADDTPPSPGPDSPPAVATDAESENKDKIDTPEEDSSVSEHTDASSSGISDDSVSSAPSSTSTSPSASSSDSNSDTSPIDDAESTDTGSSLSGTETSSVQDDTIDTDTTDSSTTTESESETQSTEDSMPDISTDPALLSDEERIEQLLSRNGGRMRQASIVDKTGWSDAKVSQVLSVMAEENRVDKLRLGRENLISLPEESTTNTQTDDEQMSTD; encoded by the coding sequence ATGCGGATGTCCGCGTTATTAATCGTCCTCCTCCTTGCTGTTGCCACCGTTGCAGGTGCAGGTGCTAGCGCTACTCCCGCGGCGCTCACCCAGCCAGCACCGACATCAGCCTCGCCTTTATTTCTCGAATCAGCCTCAACTTTTGACCCACTCTCACCCACACACGCACCCGCATCTGTACCTGCACCTGTACCCAGAACTTCGCTCACGACCGACGCATCTGAGCTATCAGATGTCGATGCAGCGTCATCGCATGCACAGATTGATACGTCAAATCCGACGTCACAGCCAGAATCTCAAACAACAATTACTATTTCTATCCGTGCTGATCAGAGTGCTTTCTGGCGGATTGAAACGCAGTATGCACTCACAAATCCAAATGAGACGCGCGCATTCAAGCAAATGGCACGTCAGTATGAGCGAGATAATATCGATATTGGACCACAGATTACACTGTTCAAGACGCTGCAGACAGAAGCAACTGCAGCAACCGATCGACGAATGCAAATTCGAAATGTAAGCTATCATGGGAGCGTTGAGGATAATCGCGGCACGCTTGCCCTTTCGTTTCGTTGGTCAAATTTTGCTCAGGAGGGACAAAATGAAACACTGTTAATCGGGGATGTATTCAAAATTCCGACCGATGAAGCAGACGTTCAGCGAACATGGATGTCAGTTGTCACCGCAAATCAACAAATCGTTATTCGTCCACCCAACCGATATACAGTTTCTCGAACGAGCATCCCTGTTCAACAGCGAGAGAGTGCAGTCGTCCTCACGCAGCCATCTGACTTTGAGGGGGACTCAGGACTTGAGATTAGATATTCCCCGGTTGAAGAAGACTCGTTTCCGACAGCGTTGGTTGCTGGAGCAGTTCTTGGATTACTTGGAATAATTGGGATTCTCTATGGTAGCCGTCGATACCGGACCGATAATGGGGATCCTGGCGGAACAGCTGATGATACTCCTCCATCGCCGGGACCTGACTCTCCTCCAGCAGTTGCCACCGATGCTGAAAGTGAGAACAAGGATAAAATCGATACCCCTGAAGAGGACTCATCGGTATCAGAGCACACAGACGCCTCCTCATCAGGCATTTCTGATGATTCAGTATCCTCAGCACCATCATCGACATCGACATCGCCTTCAGCCTCGAGTTCAGATTCAAATAGTGATACGTCCCCGATAGATGACGCAGAATCGACTGACACAGGATCATCACTCTCTGGCACTGAGACATCATCAGTTCAGGACGATACAATAGATACTGATACCACTGATTCGTCGACGACAACTGAGTCAGAATCAGAGACACAATCGACAGAGGACTCAATGCCAGATATCTCGACAGATCCCGCGTTACTCTCTGATGAAGAGCGTATTGAACAGTTGCTCTCACGTAACGGAGGACGGATGCGGCAGGCATCGATTGTTGATAAAACTGGGTGGTCGGATGCAAAAGTATCACAGGTTCTCTCCGTGATGGCTGAGGAGAACCGGGTCGATAAGCTTCGATTGGGTCGTGAGAATCTCATCTCGCTCCCTGAAGAGTCGACGACAAATACACAGACAGATGATGAGCAGATGAGTACAGACTGA
- a CDS encoding Tfx family DNA-binding protein has translation MDSHSSAEETNTEELDVDAILAEIGFNPDVSVLTRRQAEVLTLRERGYQQSRIAAALGTSRANVSSVESSARENVDKARNTVAFAEALTAPVQISIAAGTDLYDVPKKVYDACDAEGVKVTRTAPELMKAVADAAGDAVRGREVKQWLLVGVTSDGTIQVRRSGGREHNHLKMNTYHESDTTSS, from the coding sequence ATGGATTCACACTCAAGTGCAGAAGAAACCAATACTGAAGAACTTGATGTCGATGCGATTCTTGCAGAAATTGGATTCAATCCTGATGTAAGTGTTCTCACGCGACGACAAGCAGAGGTACTCACGTTGCGTGAACGTGGATACCAACAGTCCCGGATTGCTGCTGCCCTCGGCACATCTCGAGCAAATGTCTCAAGTGTCGAGTCAAGTGCGCGCGAGAATGTCGATAAAGCGCGCAATACTGTTGCATTCGCTGAGGCACTTACTGCACCTGTGCAGATCTCGATTGCGGCTGGAACTGATCTCTATGATGTCCCGAAGAAGGTCTATGATGCATGTGATGCTGAGGGTGTGAAGGTGACACGAACTGCTCCTGAGTTGATGAAAGCGGTGGCTGATGCTGCTGGTGACGCCGTTCGCGGAAGGGAAGTCAAGCAATGGCTGTTGGTTGGTGTCACCAGTGATGGAACAATACAAGTTCGGCGCTCTGGGGGTCGAGAACATAATCATCTCAAAATGAATACATATCATGAGTCCGATACAACATCTTCATAA
- a CDS encoding DUF7094 domain-containing protein, with product MRAVSIFLAVILVIATVAGAVPVASIGDAQLSDGSTSQVNQGGSGPILSMLGISPVEVQRAALQTTYVELGRGLEFASTATETRIQTETTLNRIQSASTPSMRQQRLLQALSETEQRTVVLRSQQRTQISAYGSENITTEQLLARLAAIDSESRALITRLSRLKSAADSIEGFSIPASRFETLQIELQTLTSPVREHATDVITGATERSRFVIQSGPQSVVIGTIIDDTYIREAYRGRLRGGDIGMALNITTPTNVTTNAYPTITSLRRERTVTASDGSIARVNIDHDRGRLISFIDTSSARIFKEVQYRPLTQTSTRRSISAVKDGLRLTAHPTYPGGPVRFQLNSTATEQSVDAPLTLGPPSGESTIVGETGSDGSLWTLAPDGTYQVTAIDRSSVVLVSVDPSFPPLIYGIVGNSTRENSTQTGVNGSNNDIRVSTND from the coding sequence ATGCGTGCTGTCTCTATCTTTCTTGCTGTCATCCTCGTCATTGCGACCGTCGCTGGGGCAGTTCCAGTCGCATCAATCGGTGATGCACAACTGAGTGATGGGAGTACCTCACAAGTGAATCAGGGAGGAAGTGGACCGATTCTGTCAATGCTCGGCATTTCACCAGTCGAGGTGCAACGGGCTGCTTTGCAGACAACATATGTTGAACTTGGTCGCGGACTTGAGTTCGCCTCAACAGCGACTGAGACACGAATTCAAACGGAAACAACACTAAATCGGATTCAATCAGCATCAACACCATCTATGCGTCAACAGCGGTTATTACAGGCGCTTAGTGAGACTGAACAGCGTACGGTTGTGCTTCGCTCACAACAACGAACACAAATCTCAGCATATGGGAGTGAGAATATCACGACTGAACAACTCCTCGCTCGCCTTGCTGCGATTGATTCTGAGTCACGTGCGCTAATCACGCGATTATCACGACTGAAATCAGCTGCGGACTCAATAGAGGGGTTTAGTATCCCTGCGTCTCGATTCGAGACGCTTCAAATTGAATTACAGACACTGACCAGCCCGGTCCGTGAACATGCTACAGATGTAATCACAGGAGCAACTGAGAGAAGTCGGTTCGTTATTCAATCAGGACCACAAAGTGTTGTAATTGGAACTATCATTGATGATACATATATACGGGAGGCATATCGTGGTCGACTGAGAGGCGGTGACATTGGAATGGCGTTGAATATAACGACCCCGACGAACGTAACCACCAATGCCTATCCAACAATCACGTCATTGCGTCGTGAGAGGACAGTTACAGCATCGGATGGGTCGATTGCTCGTGTGAACATTGATCATGACCGTGGTCGTCTTATAAGTTTTATTGACACGAGTAGCGCACGGATATTCAAAGAGGTTCAATATCGACCACTCACGCAGACATCAACACGACGGTCAATTTCAGCAGTAAAAGATGGACTTCGACTTACAGCACATCCAACGTATCCTGGTGGACCAGTTCGATTCCAACTCAACAGTACTGCCACAGAGCAGTCAGTTGATGCACCGTTGACTCTTGGTCCACCGAGTGGTGAAAGCACGATTGTTGGAGAGACAGGTTCTGATGGGTCGCTGTGGACGCTTGCTCCTGACGGTACTTATCAGGTGACTGCTATTGATCGAAGTTCTGTTGTATTAGTCTCTGTCGACCCATCATTCCCGCCGTTGATATACGGCATTGTTGGCAATAGCACTCGTGAGAATAGCACTCAAACAGGCGTCAACGGGAGCAATAACGATATTCGAGTGTCAACTAATGACTAA
- a CDS encoding TRAM domain-containing protein, which yields MSECPLADDCPRYSERISGMGCQYYGDRGGAEWCSSYDQPIQDLKAQPVKPGEEVVVDVDDIHESGAGVGRTDDGFIILIDGLLPTSRAIVRIDRVKSNHATAKKIVERLPVDDDSETADETDSTADHDDESTTDNDSEINNSGSDQSTALGSRDNFWGG from the coding sequence ATGTCTGAGTGTCCGCTTGCAGACGACTGCCCCAGATATTCCGAGCGCATCAGTGGAATGGGATGTCAATATTACGGCGACCGCGGCGGAGCTGAGTGGTGTAGTAGCTATGATCAGCCGATTCAGGATCTAAAAGCTCAGCCCGTCAAGCCTGGTGAAGAGGTAGTCGTTGATGTTGATGATATTCATGAAAGCGGAGCAGGTGTCGGACGGACTGATGATGGGTTTATTATCCTTATCGATGGGTTACTTCCGACATCACGAGCTATTGTTCGAATCGATCGGGTGAAGTCAAATCATGCAACAGCAAAGAAAATCGTTGAACGACTCCCAGTCGACGACGATAGCGAAACGGCTGATGAGACCGATAGCACCGCAGATCATGATGATGAATCAACTACAGACAATGACAGTGAAATCAACAATTCTGGGTCAGACCAATCAACTGCGCTTGGAAGTCGTGATAACTTCTGGGGAGGATAA
- the ahaH gene encoding ATP synthase archaeal subunit H — protein MPRPEVLERIKTAEDEAAEIIDEAESEREERLAAAREKAETIREEAQQEADEYESKRLSEAREEIETEREQIIEDGKTAREQLIESAEDRIDQAVEYTVDQFEEEVYAQT, from the coding sequence ATGCCGAGACCAGAGGTTCTCGAACGAATTAAAACAGCCGAGGATGAGGCAGCAGAAATTATCGACGAGGCCGAAAGTGAGCGTGAGGAACGGCTTGCGGCTGCGAGAGAGAAGGCTGAGACGATTCGTGAAGAGGCACAACAAGAGGCTGATGAATACGAATCCAAACGGCTCTCGGAAGCCCGCGAGGAAATTGAAACTGAGCGCGAGCAAATTATTGAGGATGGAAAAACAGCACGAGAGCAATTGATTGAATCTGCAGAGGACCGGATTGATCAAGCCGTTGAGTATACAGTCGACCAGTTCGAAGAGGAAGTATATGCTCAGACCTGA
- a CDS encoding radical SAM protein produces the protein MISKGCEQCAKGGKMVLFVYGYCDQRDCFYCPLGENRKNVTDVYANERLVESDSDIIAEAHRMDALGTSITGGEPQEALAKTTRYLSLLKDEFGSDHHTHLYTGITGGRENMRALASAGLDEIRFHPPYEQWGNLHDTEWEDILYIAREEGLTPAFEIPGIRAEPEFLEFLDEGAAEFCNVNEFEMSDGNYRRMQQKGYELQDGHMSAVEGSKEAILDTMGNHEQVYFCTSVFKDAAQHRNRLKRMAQTVRRPFDEITDDGTIVYGKTWVAPKRFDSLGVPDEFYTVKSDHVEIAWWLLEEMIEDGDVDGGEIVEQYPTVDGTVVERTPLA, from the coding sequence ATGATTTCGAAGGGGTGCGAACAGTGCGCAAAAGGCGGCAAAATGGTACTTTTCGTCTACGGTTACTGTGATCAGCGTGACTGTTTTTATTGCCCCTTGGGTGAAAACCGAAAAAACGTTACCGACGTGTACGCCAATGAGCGGCTTGTTGAATCCGACTCCGATATTATCGCGGAAGCACACCGTATGGATGCGCTCGGTACGTCAATTACTGGTGGTGAACCACAGGAGGCATTAGCAAAGACAACCCGCTATCTATCACTTCTGAAGGACGAATTTGGCTCAGATCATCATACGCATTTATATACTGGAATCACCGGTGGGCGAGAAAATATGCGCGCACTCGCATCAGCCGGACTTGATGAGATCCGATTCCATCCACCTTATGAACAGTGGGGTAATCTTCACGACACTGAGTGGGAAGACATTCTCTATATTGCACGGGAGGAGGGGCTCACCCCTGCATTTGAGATTCCAGGAATTCGCGCAGAGCCAGAGTTTCTTGAATTCCTTGATGAGGGTGCTGCTGAGTTTTGCAATGTGAATGAATTTGAGATGTCAGACGGGAATTATCGTCGGATGCAGCAGAAGGGGTATGAACTTCAAGACGGACATATGTCTGCCGTTGAGGGGTCAAAAGAGGCTATTCTTGATACCATGGGAAATCATGAGCAAGTATATTTCTGTACCTCTGTATTTAAAGACGCCGCACAGCATCGAAACCGTCTCAAACGAATGGCACAAACCGTTCGTCGACCGTTTGATGAGATTACGGACGACGGTACGATTGTTTATGGGAAAACATGGGTTGCTCCAAAGCGATTTGATTCGCTTGGAGTCCCAGATGAATTTTATACTGTCAAATCAGATCATGTTGAAATTGCATGGTGGCTGCTTGAGGAAATGATTGAGGATGGCGACGTTGATGGTGGTGAGATTGTTGAACAGTATCCAACCGTTGATGGAACAGTTGTTGAGCGGACGCCACTCGCATAG
- a CDS encoding methyltransferase domain-containing protein: MGILEDKENARLFYKYLSKVYDRINPFIWNAEMRDEALKELDIDPTDRVLDVGCGTGFATEGLLRYSQDIHGLDQSIHQMEKAFSKFGRADDVKFYRGDAERLPFADNSFDVIWSSGSIEYWPNPVDALCEFRRVVKPGNRVLVVGPDYPDSWIFQQLADAIMLFYDETEAQEMFETAGFVDIEHHVQQAYPGTPQAITTIACAPTADDTVDTPSQQQVSDPAAAPTTD; this comes from the coding sequence ATGGGAATACTTGAGGACAAGGAGAACGCGCGGCTATTTTATAAATATCTCTCGAAGGTGTATGACCGCATTAATCCATTTATTTGGAATGCAGAAATGCGTGATGAGGCGCTCAAGGAACTCGATATTGACCCGACCGACCGCGTTCTTGACGTTGGATGTGGGACCGGATTTGCAACTGAAGGGCTGCTTCGATACAGTCAGGATATTCATGGACTTGATCAGAGCATTCATCAAATGGAAAAGGCATTCAGCAAGTTCGGTCGGGCTGATGATGTTAAATTCTATCGTGGTGATGCTGAGCGACTGCCATTCGCGGACAACAGCTTTGATGTGATTTGGTCATCAGGCTCAATCGAGTATTGGCCAAATCCGGTCGATGCACTCTGTGAGTTCCGGCGTGTGGTCAAACCTGGCAACCGTGTTCTTGTTGTTGGTCCAGATTATCCTGATTCATGGATTTTCCAACAACTTGCTGATGCAATTATGCTATTCTATGATGAAACAGAAGCACAAGAGATGTTTGAAACCGCAGGGTTTGTTGATATTGAACATCATGTCCAACAAGCATATCCTGGAACTCCGCAAGCAATTACAACAATTGCTTGTGCACCGACAGCAGATGATACAGTTGACACACCATCCCAGCAGCAAGTGAGTGACCCAGCAGCCGCACCAACTACCGATTGA
- a CDS encoding polyprenyl synthetase family protein, which yields MEYLERRVSMVEDRLESVVDAIDPAVLSDEVAHVALSGGKRVRPAVTILACEACGGAPEDAVDFAVAVELVHNASLVVDDIIDRSDVRRGTESAWSAFGHGPALIASDGLLGEAFALLAADEHATEIVAESMVELGEGEATELVARPTNEAEYMQLARRKTGALFRASAEVGAVAGGADPFTIDLFGEYAERVGVAFQIRDDVLDATADATDLGKPTGQDAAMDRPSLIQVTALSDTEANERAHNESQQALDALAAANIDDTESLGYLRDLAEFVVIRER from the coding sequence ATGGAGTATCTGGAACGGCGGGTATCAATGGTCGAGGACCGACTAGAATCGGTCGTCGATGCGATTGATCCCGCGGTGCTGTCAGATGAGGTTGCTCACGTTGCGCTGTCGGGCGGAAAACGTGTTCGGCCAGCGGTGACGATCCTTGCATGTGAAGCCTGCGGTGGTGCCCCTGAAGATGCGGTCGATTTTGCTGTTGCCGTTGAATTAGTTCATAATGCATCACTCGTTGTTGATGATATTATTGACCGGTCAGATGTTCGTCGTGGTACAGAAAGTGCATGGTCAGCGTTTGGGCATGGACCAGCACTGATTGCTTCTGATGGACTGCTTGGTGAGGCATTTGCTCTTCTTGCCGCTGATGAACATGCAACAGAGATTGTTGCTGAGTCGATGGTTGAACTCGGTGAGGGTGAAGCAACAGAGCTTGTGGCACGACCAACAAATGAAGCAGAATACATGCAACTCGCTCGGCGAAAGACAGGAGCACTCTTTCGAGCGTCCGCAGAAGTTGGAGCTGTTGCTGGTGGAGCCGATCCCTTCACCATTGATCTATTTGGTGAGTATGCAGAACGCGTTGGTGTTGCATTTCAAATTCGCGATGATGTTCTTGATGCGACCGCAGACGCGACTGATCTTGGCAAACCAACAGGACAAGATGCAGCAATGGACCGCCCATCGTTAATCCAGGTAACCGCGCTCAGTGATACGGAGGCGAATGAGCGAGCGCATAATGAGTCACAACAGGCACTCGATGCACTTGCTGCCGCGAATATTGATGATACTGAATCGCTTGGATATCTTCGTGATTTGGCTGAATTTGTCGTCATCCGTGAGCGCTGA
- a CDS encoding DUF373 family protein, translating to MLLVLCVDLDDDLGRKTGLQTPVIGRETIERAAVDLATADPEDSDVNVLFQGIHQYDKLSHDQAVDEDIAVAAVTGVDGGDVEANRVIGEEVDRVLAGLSTGENINAIVITDGAQDESILPVIRSRVPIDSVRRVVVRQAQDLESIYYTMKQVLADSETRGTILVPLGILLLIYPFVTIASLFDVPGAVVLGIISGLLGLYTLSRGLGIEDVLDDIVARTRDILYEGRVTFITYVAAIALIIVGGFRGYALLELVRKASPEITLVLGAAAFIHGSVQWFAAAGVTSSLGQVTDEYLSDRFRWRYLNAPFYVGAISIVLYVVSGFFLPQGAAAGQSFSLTQLAVGLTAGTLLGVFSTLAFAVAESRFPTTASSSDPPRG from the coding sequence ATGCTCCTGGTCCTCTGTGTTGATCTTGATGACGATCTGGGCCGGAAAACCGGTCTCCAAACGCCTGTTATTGGTCGTGAGACCATCGAACGTGCAGCGGTCGATCTTGCAACAGCAGATCCAGAGGACTCAGATGTGAATGTGTTATTTCAGGGTATCCATCAGTATGACAAGCTTAGCCATGATCAAGCGGTTGATGAGGACATTGCTGTCGCTGCTGTAACCGGTGTTGATGGGGGAGATGTCGAGGCGAATCGTGTTATCGGTGAAGAAGTCGACCGCGTGCTTGCCGGACTCTCAACTGGAGAGAATATTAATGCAATTGTGATTACCGATGGTGCACAGGATGAATCGATACTTCCAGTCATTCGCTCTCGGGTTCCCATCGATAGTGTCAGACGCGTCGTGGTGCGGCAGGCACAGGATCTTGAATCAATTTATTATACGATGAAACAAGTGCTCGCGGACTCTGAAACTCGGGGAACTATTCTTGTTCCACTCGGTATTTTGCTTCTCATCTATCCATTCGTAACAATTGCAAGTCTCTTTGATGTCCCCGGTGCAGTTGTACTGGGGATCATCTCAGGGCTCTTGGGACTATATACGCTTTCGCGGGGACTTGGGATTGAGGATGTGCTTGATGATATAGTTGCTCGGACACGGGACATTCTATATGAAGGGCGTGTGACGTTCATTACATATGTTGCTGCGATTGCGCTCATTATTGTTGGTGGGTTTCGTGGGTATGCACTCTTAGAACTTGTCCGGAAAGCCAGTCCCGAGATAACCCTCGTGCTTGGAGCGGCAGCATTCATCCATGGATCAGTTCAGTGGTTCGCAGCCGCAGGGGTGACATCGAGCCTTGGACAAGTAACAGATGAATATCTCTCCGACCGTTTCCGGTGGCGATATCTGAACGCTCCATTCTATGTCGGTGCCATTTCTATTGTACTGTATGTGGTCTCTGGATTTTTCCTACCACAGGGTGCTGCTGCCGGGCAGTCCTTTTCACTCACACAACTTGCCGTTGGGTTGACCGCAGGGACACTACTTGGTGTGTTCAGTACGCTGGCATTCGCTGTTGCTGAATCTCGGTTTCCGACGACGGCGTCAAGCTCAGACCCCCCGCGAGGATGA